In a single window of the Brachionichthys hirsutus isolate HB-005 chromosome 18, CSIRO-AGI_Bhir_v1, whole genome shotgun sequence genome:
- the khdrbs1a gene encoding KH domain-containing, RNA-binding, signal transduction-associated protein 1a, protein MEDTKYLPELLAEKDSLDSSFTHAMKLISAEIERLQKGEVKKEPEKETYLDLFATRNHKLKERVLIPTKQYPRVNFVGKLLGPQGSTIKRLQEETGAKISVLGKGSMRDKNKEEELRKGGEAKYAHLAMELHVFIEVMAPIPEAYMRMAHAMEEVKKFLIPEPGEHDPYMDPHFLNGSQDGSGRGRGGHLGRGRGGPGSGGPRGRGMPRGGPRGAMRGGAPRGGLGRGSSPRGAPSGRGGPPSASSRGGTASRSRPPAAGAPRMLPSAAMSHQQGPAGSQSKTDGYEDYPSYEESYAEPAYEGYDSYYAQQSAPTDTEYYDYGHGEAQETAYEGYAQDEWDQSWSSTGVGGKAAMSRQAKGSYREHPYGRY, encoded by the exons atGGAGGACACAAAATATCTCCCGGAGCTCCTCGCTGAAAAGGACAGCTTGGATTCATCATTCACGCACGCCATGAAACTCATTTCCGCAG AGATTGAAAGGCTTCAGAAAGGTGAAGTCAAGAAGGAGCCAGAGAAGGAGACCTATCTGGACCTTTTTGCTACCAGGAACCACAAACTGAAGGAGCGGGTTCTCATCCCCACAAAGCAGTACCCGAGA GTCAACTTTGTCGGTAAACTTTTGGGGCCTCAGGGCAGCACAATCAAGAGACTTCAGGAAGAGACCGGTGCCAAAATCTCCGTTTTGGGTAAAGGTTCCATGAGGGACAAGAATAAG GAAGAAGAGCTGAGAAAAGGTGGCGAGGCCAAATACGCCCACCTGGCCATGGAACTGCACGTATTCATCGAAGTGATGGCGCCCATACCGGAAGCCTATATGCGCATGGCGCATGCCATGGAAGAGGTCAAGAAGTTCCTTATCCCG GAACCCGGTGAGCATGACCCGTACATGGATCCTCACTTCCTGAATGGATCCCAGGACGGTTCTGGCAGGGGTCGGGGTGGTCACCTGGGCCGGGGACGAGGTGGACCTGGTTCCGGAGGACCGAG GGGGCGAGGGATGCCACGCGGGGGTCCTCGGGGAGCGATGCGTGGCGGAGCTCCACGCGGAGGACTAGGACGAGGCAGCTCCCCCAGGGGTGCTCCGTCTGGTAGAGGTGGACCGCCGTCCGCCTCCAGCAGAGGAGGGACGGCTTCTCGTTCCAGACCCCCTGCGGCTGGAGCTCCAAGGATGCTCCCCTCTGCTGCCATGTCCCACCAGCAGGGTCCCGCAGGGTCACAGTCCAAAACCGACGGCTACGAAGACTAT CCTTCATATGAGGAGTCGTATGCAGAGCCTGCCTATGAAGGGTACGACAGTTACTATGCTCAGCAATCTGCGCCCAC GGATACTGAATACTATGACTACGGACATGGGGAGGCCCAGGAGACGGCGTATGAGGGTTATG CTCAAGATGAATGGGACCAGTCCTGGTCCAGCACCGGGGTTGGAGGCAAAGCCGCCATGTCCAGGCAGGCAAAGGGATCATACAGGGAGCATCCCTATGGAAGATACTGA
- the LOC137907309 gene encoding histone-binding protein RBBP4, whose amino-acid sequence MADKDAAFDDAVEERLVNEEYKIWKKNTPFLYDLVMTHALEWPSLTAQWLPDVARPEGKDYSVHRLVLGTHTSDEQNHLVIASVQLPNDDAQFDASQYDSEKEEFGGFGSVSGKIEIEIKINHEGEVNRARYMPQNPCIIATKTPTSDVLVFDYTKHPSKPDPSGECTPDLRLRGHQKEGYGLSWNPNLSGCLLSASDDHTICLWDISAVPKEGKIVDAKTVFTGHTAVVEDVSWHLLHESLFGSVADDQKLMIWDTRSNFTSKPSHAVDAHTAEVNCLSFNPYSEFILATGSADKTVALWDLRNLKLKLHSFESHKDEIFQVQWSPHNETILASSGTDRRLNVWDLSKIGEEQSPEDAEDGPPELLFIHGGHTAKISDFSWNPNEPWVICSVSEDNIMQVWQMAENIYNDEDPEVAGDSEVQV is encoded by the exons ATGGCCGATAAAGACG ctgCATTTGACGATGCTGTGGAGGAACGGTTGGTCAACGAGGAGTACAAGATCTGGAAGAAGAACACCCCTTTCCTCTATGACCTGGTCATGACCCACGCCCTGGAGTGGCCCAGCCTCACCGCCCAGTGGCTGCCCGACGTCGCAAG GCCGGAAGGGAAGGACTACAGCGTGCACAGGCTGGTGCTGGGGACCCACACGTCTGATGAACAGAATCACCTCGTCATTGCTAGCGTCCAGCTTCCAAACGACGACGCCCAGTTTGATGCCTCGCAATACGACAGCGAGAAAGAAG AATTTGGGGGCTTTGGGTCCGTCAGTGGGAAGATCGAGATTGAGATCAAGATCAACCATGAAGGCGAAGTGAACAGAGCCCGCTACATGCCTCAGAATCCGTGCATCATTGCCACCAAGACCCCCACCAGTGACGTTCTGGTTTTCGATTACACGAAGCATCCCTCCAAACCTG accctTCTGGAGAATGCACTCCAGACTTGCGTTTGAGAGGCCACCAGAAGGAGGGCTATGGCCTTTCCTGGAACCCAAACCTCAGCGGTTGCCTGCTTAGTGCTTCTGATGACCAC aCTATCTGCCTGTGGGACATCAGCGCGGTGCCCAAGGAGGGAAAAATCGTGGATGCTAAGACCGTTTTCACAGGCCACACTGCTGTGGTGGAGGACGTTTCCTGGCACCTTCTCCATGAGTCACTTTTTGGATCTGTGGCCGATGACCAGAAACTAATGAT CTGGGACACGCGTTCCAACTTCACCTCCAAACCCAGCCATGCGGTGGACGCCCACACAGCGGAGGTCAACTGCCTGTCCTTTAATCCCTACAGTGAGTTCATCCTCGCCACTGGCTCTGCAGATAAG acgGTGGCGCTTTGGGATCTGAGGaacctgaagctgaagctgcattCATTTGAGTCTCACAAGGATGAGATCTTCCAGGTTCAGTGGTCTCCTCATAATGAAACCATACTGGCCTCCAGCGGCACTGACAGACGACTCAACGTCTGGGACCTCAGCAAGATCGGAGAGGAGCAGTCTCcggaggatgctgaggacggcCCTCCTGAGCTCCTG TTCATTCACGGCGGGCACACGGCTAAGATCTCCGACTTCTCCTGGAACCCCAACGAGCCGTGGGTTATCTGCTCTGTATCAGAGGACAACATCATGCAAGTGTGGCAGATG GCTGAAAATATCTACAATGACGAGGACCCAGAAGTTGCTGGAGATTCTGAGGTCCAGGTGTGA
- the zbtb8os gene encoding protein archease, which produces MNERELDLTESQKATKSRYPPIKKKYEYLDHTADVQIHSWGDTLEEAFEQCAMGMFGYMTDTETVEPTDTIDVESEGDDMESLLFHFLDDWLYKFSADLFFVPREIKVLSLDRMHFRIRSIGWGEEFSLPKHPQGTEVKAITYSAMQIHDKETPEIFAIVDI; this is translated from the exons ATGAACGAGCGCGAGTTAGATCTGACCGAGTCACAGAAAGCCACCAAGTCGAGATACCCGCCGATTAAAAAGAAATACGAAT ATCTGGATCACACAGCTGACGTACA AATTCACTCCTGGGGAGATACTCTGGAAGAAGCCTTTGAGCAGTGTGCCATGGGCATGTTCGGCTACATGACGGACACAGAGACAGTCGAGCCGACAGATACGATTGATGTGGAATCAGAGG GTGATGACATGGAGTCTCTCCTTTTCCACTTCCTTGATGACTGGTTATACAAGTTCAGTGCGGACCTCTTCTTTGTTCCAAGG GAAATCAAAGTTTTGAGCTTAGACAGAATGCACTTCAGGATCCGCTCCATCGG TTGGGGTGAAGAGTTCTCACTACCAAAGCATCCACAG GGGACTGAGGTGAAAGCCATCACCTACTCCGCTATGCAGATCCACGATAAAGAGACACCAGAGATATTTGCCATCGTTGATATCTGA